A genomic stretch from Halichoerus grypus chromosome 5, mHalGry1.hap1.1, whole genome shotgun sequence includes:
- the LOC118539621 gene encoding LOW QUALITY PROTEIN: antizyme inhibitor 2-like (The sequence of the model RefSeq protein was modified relative to this genomic sequence to represent the inferred CDS: inserted 2 bases in 1 codon), translating into MWPEELITLRPGESAWHVVLKKIQELSDSDHREPFMVASLGVLASRHQAFCRALPWVSPFYVVKCSNSTWVLRVLATLGTGFDCATQCELEQGLRLGVAPSRIIDANPCQPVSHIQYAARHGVRLLTFDSEEELSKVAQHHPEARLVLRLWAQDSESTFPLSTKFGATLEVCEHLLKSARALGLVVVRASFLVGSNCQTVRAFTQALADCRRVFEMGLLDIGGGFPGEEGCEPKRSERRTRGSLGWMARVINAVLAQDFPVGSGVEIIAEPGRFFAGSVCMAAVNLIAKKAVLESGGHRKLVYYLSEGHXFLREAVPRMPLVVKEFGSEPPLFPCTLYGPTHDAFDKLFLGELRMPELDVGDWLVFPSMDIYTSTMSSTFNGFLPASIC; encoded by the exons ATGTGGCCAGAGGAGCTCATCACGCTGCGGCCTGGGGAATCTGCCTGGCACGTGGTCCTGAAGAAGATCCAGGAGCTCTCTGATTCA GACCACCGAGAGCCCTTCATGGTCGCCAGCCTGGGCGTGCTGGCTAGCCGCCATCAGGCCTTCTGCCGCGCCCTGCCGTGGGTCTCACCCTTCTACGTCGTGAAGTGCAGCAACAGCACCTGGGTGCTGCGCGTCCTGGCCACCCTGGGCACCGGCTTCGACTGTGCCA CGCAATGCGAG CTGGAGCAGGGGCTGCGCCTGGGCGTCGCCCCCTCGCGTATCATCGATGCCAACCCCTGCCAGCCTGTCTCCCACATCCAGTACGCTGCCCGCCACGGGGTGCGGCTCCTGACCTTCGACAGTGAGGAGGAGCTGAGCAAGGTGGCCCAGCACCACCCCGAGGCCAG GCTGGTCCTCCGGCTGTGGGCCCAGGACAGCGAGAGCACGTTCCCCCTGAGCACCAAGTTTGGGGCCACCCTGGAGGTGTGTGAACATCTGCTCAAGTCAGCCAGGGCCCTGGGGTTGGTGGTGGTTAGAGCCAG CTTCCTCGTGGGCTCGAACTGCCAGACGGTGCGCGCCTTCACCCAGGCCCTGGCTGACTGCCGGCGCGTGTTCGAGATGGGCCTCCTGGACATCGGAGGGGGCTTCCCGGGAGAGGAGGGCTGCGAGCCTAAGAGGTCAGAGAGGAGGACCAGGGGGAGCCTGGGCTGG ATGGCGAGGGTGATCAATGCTGTCCTGGCCCAGGACTTCCCCGTGGGGAGCGGTGTGGAGATCATCGCGGAGCCCGGACGCTTCTTCGCGGGGTCTGTCTGCATGGCGGCTGTCAACCTCATTGCCAAGAAGGCTGTGCTGGAGTCTG GAGGCCACCGGAAGCTGGTGTACTACCTCAGTGAGGGCCA CTTCCTCAGGGAGGCTGTCCCCAGGATGCCCCTTGTGGTGAAG GAGTTCGGCTCAGAGCCGCCCCTCTTCCCCTGTACCCTCTACGGTCCCACACATGATGCCTTTGACAAGCTCTTCCTAGGGGAGTTGCGGATGCCCGAGCTGGATGTGGGCGACTGGCTTGTCTTTCCCTCCATGGACATTTACACCTCCACCATGAGCTCCACCTTCAATGGCTTCCTGCCCGCCTCCATCTGCTAG